Genomic window (Marasmius oreades isolate 03SP1 chromosome 3, whole genome shotgun sequence):
GAGGCTGAAGCTCTAGCTTATCGGTGTTGGACAGAAACAACAGTTCCCCACGAGATCGCTGCACTTTTCAACGAACCCGCACTTGAATCCCTTACATCCGATTCTCCCCACTTCTTCCACCTCCTCTATGCTCTTAAGCGGTTCGCGGCCCAATCTCCGTACGTGCTCCCCCTCACCAGTTCGCTTCCGGACATGAAGGCCAGCACGGAAAGCTACATTCATCTTCAAAAGCTGTATAAGGCTCGATCaacagaagagaaagagtcCTTCAAGTCCTTCTTACAAGTACCCGTTCCGAATGATCTGGTTGATACTTTCGTGAAGAACGCGCATGGATTAAGGTTACTGAAGGGTAAGAAGTGGAGTGACCTGGATTCAAATCCGTCCGCACTAGGTTGGTTTTTACCTTCCGTGCTAAGTGGCCGCCGTATTAAACTGAAGCTTTCCTTCAACTCAGCCGATAAGTTACCAATCTACCCTAAAGAAATCTCTACGCATCTTGCTCTCTCTGCTTTACGCTCTGTGACTATGAAACACCAAGGGAAACCCCCAACCGCAGAGACACTGACAGAGGAGGCCCTTGCACTTCTTCCACCGGGAACAGAGCTACCTGATGTTTTTTCTAATGCCATTGGTGAACTGTACGTCCACTCGTTTGTCTTTGTTGCTTCGCTACTGACCATCTCTTCACCAGTGTCCGTGCACCAACCGCCGATCTTCCGAACTCAGCAGCGTTCTTGGGTGGTCTTGTAGCTCAGGAGGCTATCAAGATGATCACGAAGCAATATGAGCCTATCAATGGGTACTGTATTATCGATTTAATCGACTCATGGACCGGAACGATGTGATGGGCAGGATAGTAAATTTAGAGAGTGAGAGGATTATGTCCCCGAACTCCATGTACGTCTGTGATATGTCTGCTGTATAGAGTTGACGTTTCCGAGACTCGCTGGCAATCGTGCTCATGGCCATCGGAAACTCTGGCGTTGCTGACATCGACCTTTTGTGGACTTTGTAAGGTTGCTGCTCCTGAAAGTCTGAAGCTTCAAGGAAGTTTGATGTTAATTTTTCGCCACTTCGGCAGCAGAAGGATGGGGATAGACGTGCTATTATAACAACCAAGTTATGTATTTGACGGCAGCCATGACGAGAGCATACATGCCAGTTTACACTGGGAATTCACCGGGCTGCGGGTCACCGGCAGTATAACGTTCTTTCCGCACCATGACCCACTAAATAGCGAAGCCATACCACCCGACAATTCCTTCTACGAAAGAATAATGATAGGTTAGCAAACTGTCGGTGCTATCTGTCCCCTTTGTCTTACTGCTGTCAAATCACCAGTAATTGGCCTAACTGGCGGAATTGCGACCGGGAAGTCCACCGTATCTTCCCTTCTTCaaaccaaataccaaatgcCGGTCATCGATGCGGATATTCTTGCACGTAAAGTTGTCGAACCTGGGACATCTGCGCTTCGTCGTATCGTTCAAACATTTGGCCCAGAAGTATTGCTGACAGACGGATCTGGCGCTCTCGACCGCAAGAAGCTTGGATCAATCATCTTCAATgatgagaagaaaagaaagcagCTGAATGCGATAATCCACCCAGCTGTGAGATGGGCAATGTTTTGTGGGGTTGTAAAGTGCTGGTTGAGAGGGGAGAGCATTTGTGTGTTGGATGTGCCGCTACTTATTGAGAGCAAGATTTGGAGATATGTTTGGGGAGTCATATTGGTTTATACGTGCGTTCTCCCTCGTTTTGTGTCCTTAGTTTCTCTAATCGAGCTTTCCGATACCAGCCCACCAGATATCCAGATAGAGCGATTGATGAATCGAGACCAGTCTTCCAAAGAGGACGCCATGTCGCGAATCAACTCTCAGCTGCCGATCCACGAAAAGTTGGACTATGCAAATTATGTAGTCGTGAATGATGGTACTCTCAAGGATTTGGAAGAGGGGTTGTCATCTGTAGTTCAGCGGTTGCGCACAGAGACCGGCTGGACTTGGAGGTTAACCTGGTTCCCGCCGCTCGGAATCTTGTCTGCAGCGTCTGTTTTGGCCTACCGCCTTCTGTGGGTCaagttaccggtgcagagaTAAATTTATTGTTAGTATAGCTGAAAATTTACACTTGTACTTCCACTTGAATCTTGAGTCTGGCGATCAAGCATAACTTCACACGTCTCGGTCAGAAACCATTACGATCACCTACAAGCACCTACAACTATGCCATTTGGCGAACTCATCTGTGGCTCACCAGGCAGTGGAAAATCCACATACTGTTACGGAAAGCATCAACTTTTCACTGCTCTAAATCGTCCTATTTCTGTTGTCAATCTCGACCCAGCAAATGAAACGATACCCTACCCGTGCGCAATCGACATATCGTCTTTAGTCACTCTCAAGGATGTTATGGAAGAACATGGTTTGGGTCCCAACGGGGGGATGTTATATTGTCTAGAGTATCTGGAGGTGAACCAGGACTGGTTAGAGGACAGGTTGAAGGAGCTAGGACCGGATGCTTATGTGCTTTTCGATCTTCCTGGTCAAGTTGAACTGAGCACAAACCACGAAAGTGTCAAGAGAATTGTCGAAAAACTAACGAAGAGCGGTTTCCGGGTGAGTGTGCTTTCTACTGTTCGATAAGCCCGTAAGCTCATTGAAAAAGATTTATCGTTAGCTCGCTGCGGTTCATCTTTGTGATGCACATTATGTGACGGACGCTTCAAAATACATTTCAGTCTTATTACTTTCACTGAGGACGATGTTACATTTGGAATTACCTCACATCAATGTTCTCTCGAAGATAGACCTATTAAAGCAGTACGGAGAATTAGGTGCGCTCATCTGCTTGCAGCGACATTCTTCGAGGAGTAGCTCATGTGATTCTCCGCAATGCAGACTTCAATCTCGACTTCTATACTGAGGTTCAAGACCTATCCTATCTGGAAAACACTTTAACACAATCTTCACCTCGATTCGCTGCTCTCAATATGGCGATCATCTCTTTAATCGAGGATTATGGCCTCGTCGGCTTCGAGACACTTGCTGTGGAGGCAAGTCAAGGCCGCCTTTTGCCTATTCTTAAAAGCTAAGAGACCTCACGGATAGGACAAAAATTCCATGCTACATCTTACACGAGCTATCGATCGAGCGACAGGGTATGTCTTTGTACCCCCAGCAGGTTCTCAAGTGCCTCCAGGAACCGTAGACGAACCCGATGGCGCATCCGCTCGCCCCAACACGTACGCACTATTTTCTAGTGCTGCAGGTCAGCTGCAAGGTCCTGTGAGTGATGTGCGAGATGTTCAGGAAAGATGGATCGATGAAAGAGAGACGCACGATGCGTATGAAAAGAATCAATGGAGGAAGGAGGGTGAAATGTTACGAGATGAAGTCGCTCGAAGTAAAATAAGAGATCGCAAACCAGGAACTTAGGTGCTTCGCGACTCGAGTACATACGTGTATACttgtactttctctcaatTTGTCTACCAGTGTCATACTTCTCAAATACATTGGTCGTGAGAGTCATAGTATAAATTCTAACAATACACCACATATGTACTACACTAGTCAAAAATATGGAGGTAAGCTGAGTACACCCAAAGTGAATAAATTACGCAGCAAGATATACATTCTCCTCAGACTACCGTCTTCTGCCACCACGGGCATTCGCACCCTCCTCGTATAAGGTCGACGAGGATCGATTGGCGGTTCGTTCGACGATCGAGGTTCCGTCTCGGAATCTCGTTCTGAACAAAACGTTTGCGTTGGTGAAGAGCCCTTCCTTCAGTGATACAACAATGAATTGTGAGCCCTTGAAACGCGTCCGGAAGAGATGCCCGATGTTTTGGGTGTGTTGGAGATCCAGTGCGGCATCGATCTCGTCGAGAATGTACATAGGCGCTGGTTTGAACTGGAGGAGTGCCATTATCAAGGAAAGTGCGATGAGAGACCTGTCATTGTAGTTAGGTCAGTTGCTGGATCGCCACCGAAGAAACTGCACTTTACCTTTGACCCCCACTCAACTCCGTCAAGCTCTGTTTCCAAACACTTCCCAGCCTCACTTTGACTTCCAGGCCGTCCATAAGGTCCATCCCGTCTGGCGGTTGTAATTTAGCGAAGTTACCCGGTAAAAGGTCTGCGAAGATTTGACCAAAGTCCCTATGAAATTGTGTGAGCTAATCATCGCAATCAAACACGACGGACTACCTGCCTGTCAACTTTTTCGAACGTGCTCTGGAGGGTATCCCTTTTCTCCCGATCTAATTCGTCTATGGTCGCTTCGATTTTTTCCTTGTCCTTGACAACAGTGCTCAGCATCTTCTTCAGTGCTGTTTCACGCTTCTCGACGCTGTCGAAAAGCAATCAAAATCGTGTACCAAGACAAGGAAAGAGCACTCACTCATCTAGCATGTTTGCGGACTTCGCGTtgacctttttcttcctcgtgCGAATAGTCTCCTCTAGTTCAGTCGCTTGCTGATGAAGGTCCTGCATATTCATAGACGCAAAGTAATACTTTGTTCCCGGCTTCCCGAACGAACTGAGGAATGTGTTCAATGACTTTGTTGTTTCAAGAAAAAGGGGTGCGCACTCATGTTCCGCCACGATAAATTCATGCACCTTCTCCAACTTCTCTTTTTCGTGCTTTGCGTGCTCTATAGCCTTCTTACACGCCTCGATGCCTTGATGAAGTGCAGCGATCTTCTCCTCGACCTGTAGAACAGTAGCCTTTTTCTCTTTGATCGTCTCCTGGAGAGTTTGAATCTCCTCGTCAAATTGGCGTAGGGATTGTTCCTCCAGTTCGAGATTCCGACGCGCCGATTGGTACTTCAACTGTGACAGCAAGACAGAAAGCGAGAGATGATGAGTTCGGCGTCTTCAACGATGTAACTCGAATATACTTCTTGATCAGCCACGTCCTTGGTAAGCTCCGCTAgttccttcctcatcttctcgATCCCAGCTCTCTCCTCCCGCATACGTTGTTGAGCGGCTTCAATCTCTGCTCGGCTTTGTTCTGTTTGGGATTAGCTCCGAGTGCATAAGAACGTAGTGATTGGAACAACATACGTAGTTCTAAGTTTGCGGTCTGAGCTTTCTTCTGTTCGGTCTTCAATGTAACATTGTGCTTCTGCAAGGCAGACTTCTGTGCAGAGATGCTTTTCTGATCATAGTTTTAGGCACCGTTGCGGTATTAGTATGAGTgagacactcaccctcagctCGTCGATTTTACCGTCCTTGTTATTCTTGAACTCTGCCATATCACGTTCGAGTTTGTCACATTCATCGGAAGCGTCTTGTTGTTTCTTCTGAGCTGTTACAAGATCTTCGTTCCGGGCTTTTATCTCTTCTTGCAAAGTTTCAACTTGTTTTTTGAGCTGGGTAAACTGATGTCAGGACACTGTGGAGAAGTGCAAAAAAATACGAACCCTGGTTGCATTGCTCTCTCCCAGCTGTCCCTCAAGAAGCTGTAGCTCGTGCTCCTTGATCTGCAGCTCACGAGTAAGTCTACTCCATTCCTCGcgcttcttcttcgtttTATCGTTATTCCACGCTGCTTCTGCTtcgttcaacttcttcttcGCATTGGAGTGTTCAGCCTCAATTTTCAAGAGCTCCTGAACCTTGACGAGTATATCCTCCGTGTTCAGTTTTGAACCGCCACTAAGTGTACCCGACGGCTCGTAGACATCACCATCTTTTGTGACACAACGAAGGGCCAAGGTTTTGTCGAATGTGATTCTCTTCGCTGTTTCGGGATCATCACACACGATAGTACTGCCAAATGTGTACGCCATAGCGCCGGCAACCTCATTGTCATATCGAACGAGATCAAGAGCGAGTCGTGCTTTGTTAGGTGCGATCCGGGCAACAGCTTCAAGTTTCTAACATGATGATAACGTCAGGCGAAAACCTTCAGGAAATAAAACTGTCACCTACCGGCTGCGGGATTTTGTACGGTCTGATTTTGGTCAGAGGAATGAAAGTAACCCTGTTTGTCAAGCCGCCATTGTCCAGGAGATCTTTTCCAATCTTCTCGTCAGAAATCACAACCTGATAGAGCTTACCACCCGCGGTGACTTCGAGGGCAGTGGCATATTCATAGTTGTCAGGATGAATAGAGACGAGTTTACCAAGAGGACCCTTGACCTTCCGACGATCGAAATGTGGACCAGGAGTTTGGTACTCGAAGTTCATCTTATTGAGCTTAGAACTAGCTTTTCCCCTGCTCTGCGTGAAGTTTAGAACAGAGCTTTTACCAGAGAAAACTATTGGACTTACATCTGCCACAGCCTCGACATGCCGTCTGAGACTTTCTATTTTCGAGTCACCTTCCCGTTCCATCTCTTCATTCCACCCGCACGCAGCAAGCTTTCTTTTGCATTCGTTTACAACACCTTGCATTGTGTCGAGGCGCCTCTTTCCTTCACCCGCATTTTTCTCGACCTTCTTCCAATGAGCTTCTGTCTCTTTAAGTTCCCTATCTGCCATAGTGACCTTGACCTTTAGTTGCTCCTCCTCCGCAGCTGCCTGCGATTGTTTGGTGCGAGCAGCCTGGAGCTGTCCCATATAACCCCCACCAGAGTTGGTATCCTTAGAGGACAAGCCCGTTAACAAAGTTTGAAGCAGTTCCTCGTCTGAGTTTAATTTCTCTTGCTTCGTCGTGTTCGTGGCTTTGACCGCATCATAGGTTTTATTGATCTGTTTgacttccttttctttctcggcATGGGAGCTCTCCAACTTAGAACTATCCATAAGTCAACTGTTTTCCTCCTTGATGACCCAAACGCACCGTATGGATATCTGCTTCACAGGTGACctgatcctcttcctccttgaTGTCTTTCGCTTTGATGTCCACCTGAGTCCTCAACTTCACCAGcaccttgtctaattctgcGACCTTCTCTTGAAGTTTATTCagctttcctcccttcttcACCTCATTTTGCCGCTCTTTCGTCACCCTCTCCACATCCTTCTCGGCAACTTTGATCGACTCAAGGTCAGTCTTCTTCTCCCGTTTGTTGACTTCGATATCCTGTTTACTTTCTTCAATCTCGTTTGCGCCATTCTTGATCTTATTATCTGCTTCTTGCCATTTCCACGCAGCCAAAATACTCTCaagtttctccttctctgttTCCGCCTTTTGGAACTCCAAATACGACCGCTTCTCTTCCCGGAGTTTGTCTAGCTTGGGCATGATCTCTTCGGTCAACACAGACGTGATCTCTTGTACGCGTTTGTCCTTCTTCGCCATCGTCTTCCTCGCTTTGTCCTTTCTTTCCTCGAACATTCGCGTCCCTGCAGCTTCTTCGACCATACCAAGAATTTCCGGAGCACGCATATTCAAGACCTGCAAGATGGTTCAGCAAGACAATAGAGGAGTACGCGGATAGGTAGGCACCTTGGTGATCTTCCCTTGCATGATGACGAAATTCGGGTTGTTGATGTTGAGTTGAACGGATTGGAAGAGACTTTGGACCGCTTGCTGTTGGGATTTGTGCCCGTTTACGAGGTACTTTGAGTTATTAGGCAGCGCGAACTAGGATAGAATACATCATAACGATACAAAGAACACGAGAAAACAGTGTACGAACGAACCTGCCGCGTCACCGTTATCTGCTTCCAGTCCTCATAACCCACAGGACTTTTGTCTCTCTCAGAGTTGTCGAACACGATCGTGACGCTGGCTTTCGTTATCCCAGCTTGCCCCTTCTTGTACACGAGGTCCGCTTGGTGTTGCGCGCGCATCTGCGCGGGAGTTATTAGACTCAGTGCATGAATTTAGAATCCAGTTGAGGTAGTATGTTTACCGTCGACATATTTGTGAGACCGAGAACGAACGCGATCGCGTCCAAGATGTTGGATTTGCCCGAACCATTGAGGCCAGTGATAGCGTTGAAAGAAGGGTCCCATCCAGTTATTTGTGTTCGTTCGGGGTATGATTTAAAGCCTTGCCAAAGCACATTTCAGTCAAGAACCTGATGCTACGAACCACCAAGAACGTACCTTCGAGGACCAATTCTTCGATCCTCATGATGGTTTAGGAGGTGTTTGGTTGGGAGCGCGTGACGAAGGCAGAGGTCACGGCGACGCGTTCATCACGTGCAAAACGCGCATCAAGTTTAGGTTGGAGTTCGCCACTGTTTCTGTAGTTAACGTGCAAGTAATCTGGTACCAACTCGACTTGGGATTTCAGGTGTGACTCTTTGAGATTTGCTGAAAAGCACGCAATATGCAAAAACAGCAATTTCTTTCTTGTTCCGATCGCGAGGATATATCTAAGACAAGCAATTTGGGCAAGTAGCCCATGCAAATGTCCCTTTTCCGCGAGTCGAAATCTCGACCAAATCTCCGACAGCGATGTACTTGTTAATTTTAGAACAGTACCAGCCAGCAAGAATGACATACAGTATGGTTCGTAAATCTTGGCTACCAAAGGTATTCAGGAGCTGGGCTCCGTTGAGTCGGGATTCGGGACGCTAGCTAGTGCTACTGTGTATATACATAGCCCCACGGTTGATGTTGCCTTTGATTTCGACTAGCATGATACAAAGCATGGGAAGTTGTCTGCAAGAAAGAAATCCTAAAAGGCTTGTCAAACGCCATATACGGCATCCTTCTCGGATGAACCCTCTATGAAGCCATCATCTGCATATTATGCCACCCCGTTTCCCGTGTAATCCACGGATATCAGAAATGTTGAAGCTCTGCATATGGATCACAGCAACACAAAGGAAGAGGCTAAGGGGTTGCAGCAGGAAGATAATAATGGTATCGTCTCTTAGGACGATATCTATCTTCCCAAATATAGAGAGCCAGATCTTGACATCTTACAAAATATAAGCTGAAGGGTACATACTACTAATGTCACAAGCAAGAAAGGAAGGGCTCCTTTGCGGGAAAGAAATTATAACAAAACGAGCAAAACTGCAAAGCGAATAATAAATCAACCCGAGATGCGATAGATTGTGCAAGTGCGGACCGCCGCCCTACCGATCCCCACCAGGCGTCCTCTCCCTACCAGGTGTATGTCCTCTCCTAGGCGTTCCAGGAGTCTTTCTAGGAGTCTGCGGTCCAGGGGGCGGTAAAGTCAACCGTCTCTCCCCAACCGCACCCCCACCCGCCTCTCCAATCCTCTGCAGCACCCTTTCAGCCCTACGTACTTCATCCCCTTTCTTCCCTGGTGGACGCTGACTATCCACATGCGCTAGAGCTTTGAAAATCTCCTGCGGATTCTTTTGAGACCTCGTTCGCGATGGATCAGGAGGTAAGTACTCCTTCAAAACTTGCGCCGCAGAAGACGGTGCCCGACTgaatgatgaggaagagaacAAAGAACTATCCCCAGTCCGAGCCTTCAACGCCACAGACAAGACCTCAAACCTCTTATCCAACAAATTCTCAGCTACTCTCGTCGCAGCCCTCGCTGTATTCACAAACGAATGCAGTTGATCCAGGTTATACTCCAGCTCTCGGAACCGCCCTGTCAACTTCTCCTCTGCCTGATCTTTCTCGCTCCTCGCTGCAGCACCAGAATCGATAGCCCGGTCTTCCCGGCCTCTCGCGGCTTCTATCCCGAGTAAAGATTTGCACAATCCAAGCACACTGCGTTGAGATTCGGGTAACAGATCCAACGATGGAAGCCAACTCAGATCATCATCTACCATCTCCTGGGCATCAGCCTTCTGCTTTCCTTGCGCTTTAGCTGATAGATGGGAAAGAACCTCGAGGTCAGTCTTGCGCTGGTCTACCCGTGCTCGCTCTTTCTTAATGAAGACGTCGTAAAACACTTCAACCTTGTTCCATGCTTCCGATTCTTCTTCCATCCTAGTATCGAATGTGAACGATGGCTTATACAACCCAAAAACACGGGAACGCTTACTTCCGTATGTCCGCAGAGTACTCAGTTTCCCATCTCCTCAGAGACATATTCTGTTCGTTCTCCTGGAGTTTAGGCATTGATGCTGCCCGCTTAGATGACGACATACTGGAAGAATACGGATTCAGGTTGATCTGTTTATCAGCTAGCCTTTGGAGAGAGATTCTCCAAACGTCCTTCAGGACAAGGTGAGCTGTTGCCGATAAATCTGGAAGCTCAGGAGAAGAGTCGGATGATGCAAAGGTAAAAGGATCCTGAACGGTTCGCGAATGACACCATATCAACAATTGTCGAAGTCGTTCTGATTCAGGAAGATCAACATCAATGTGCTTGTAAAAGCTCTTGTGAGTCACCGACTTGTGAGGTTCAGCTGTATGTAGAACGAAGAGGGCAAAAGAAAAAACACAATGAGGCGAGGATGCGTTGTAAATGGATTTCAAAAAACGCACCGAATGACCCCGAAACTTCGAACGACGCAGATATACGCTTCCCTCGACtgacagagcttttccgCCTGTGGCCCTGACCTTGTTTCTCACTACTGTCTCTTCCCAATTTTGAGCTTCTTCCTCTATCCTCGTCTTGACCCGGTACGTTAGCACTCCTAATGGCAGCCATAGCATCTTGACGTAAAGCTTTGTTTCTCGCAATCATCGGGCTTTCCTCGACAGGTATTTGTAGCGTTGTATCGATGATGTTACTCGTGTGTTTTTTCTTCCCCTTTATTGCCGTTCCATTCAGATTCGTGTCACCATCGTCACCAGTAGGTTCTACATCAGGCATGGCAGCATAATCACTTGGTCTGATTGAGGGGTCCACTTGACGGGCACGCGACTCACGACGTAGCCTATCTGCTTCGTCTTCCATCGCACGTACGTCCTGCTCTACATTCTCCTCAGGAATGGATGGTATCCGCGTTCTGGAGCCCAGGGCGGGTTCTCGCGATGTAGACGCGTGAGATTGGGATTCAGAGGGTAGGGGCTGGGACCCAGCTCGAAACCTTTTCGAGGGTTGACCTTGGATGATGGATTGCGACGACGACGTGGATCCTGTTGGGATGAGGCGATGCGATGACTGAGACGAGTCTGGCCGATCAGGTGGTGGTTGGGAGGCATGTCGAGAGGATGATGGTAGTTGTTGTCCTTGCGGGTAAGGATCTGGAGCGTGAACAATGAGGAGACCACCACTTGCATCTGCACCCTTCTGTACTGTGAACACAGAGTCCCCGTTCAACTGAAGACGCGTCGGAAAGGGGGCGGAAACAAGACTCACGTTTCCGTTTGTTATTCGAGGTGCCGTTCGTCTATAATTCCAAGAAGACTGATCAGGATGATAACAACTACGCAACGACTCTCTGAAACGTACATGGtcgttctttttcttcttagctGCCGCCATTAACGGATTCGGATTTGAATCGTCCAATGCATGCTTCCGTTTGGCTCCTGATTGGGACTGCGTTGGGATCATTTGAACGATGGTTTGACTTATTGTCATATGCTGCTCGGAAGATTGGAAGTTAGGATGAATGTGTCGCGCGATATATCGAGCAGGAGCAAGGGATTGCCGTCGCCGGCGTCTGCGACGAGCTAGTAGGAGTTCAACACTACgttggcggagtttgaatgggGTAATCTCCCACGCTCGTTGCTTTGTTGATCAACAAAGCGCGTCGTCACCTAACTCGTCTGAACAATTCATTTCAACTGTTTTGGCACTGGTTCGCGTCCCCCATCTAGTCAAGATAACCGAAATCCTAATTGTGACTCATCCTTTTTGCAAGTTCCGCAGCTTCGATGACTCGAAACGGCCCTCGTCACGGTTCTCCCGGCGTTGGTTGGCGGCCAAGTTCCTAGGCTCTACAGCGGTACTTCAGGGTGGAATGGCTGTATACCTGTTATGTAGTAAACGACAAGTCCCGGATATGCAGACTCAGCTAATTATCTTGCACTTTCAAATTTCTGAGTGGTACTATCATGAGTATTACTACCAACCGAATTCGGAGCTGAAAATCATTTTTTAGTTGAAAGAACAGTCCTCAGAGGTCGATCCTCACTTCGTTGCGGGGGTTGTAACTTGATTCTCCTCGGAGCATACAAGCACGTACGTGCCTTTCTCCGTTAAAATGCTCTTTAGGTCTTCCTAATGGTCTTTACCAGTTTTTCTGATGACGGGCTATCTGGCTGTCGTGCTGTTTTCATACATGGCTCTATAGCATACATTCAGGGGACCCGAAACGCTGTTTAGACCGGTCACTTTATCTCATGAACTCCAATCTAATGTCTCCCGACGCTGTGGTGTTCTGTTGAAAACGCTGCATCGAGTTTTGTTCCAGCGTACCCGGTCTTCTAATCTCGTATGGTCTCTACGTATACGACTCCCGTCGCAGATATCACCATGCGTTCACCTCTCGGGAAGGGCTATCACAACCTTTACTTTCTGGGATATGGGCTCCGGATCTTCGCTGCGAACACGAAAGGGTGTTAAAATTTCTATTGCTGACTCCTTTTTAACCGGCATTATATGCTCATTCTCCCATCTGGAAGGGCTATCATAAATGCAACCTTGAATCCTGGTTCTCTGGACCTACGGGGAAGGCTGTTAAAAACCCGCAAACACGAGTCGTTTCACTGACACTTGTAGATAACCAGCCCCGAACTGAAATGCTCTAAAATATATACCCAGAGGTGTATTTAAGATGCC
Coding sequences:
- a CDS encoding uncharacterized protein (BUSCO:EOG09264E6Z) is translated as MIVIGLTGGIATGKSTVSSLLQTKYQMPVIDADILARKVVEPGTSALRRIVQTFGPEVLLTDGSGALDRKKLGSIIFNDEKKRKQLNAIIHPAVRWAMFCGVVKCWLRGESICVLDVPLLIESKIWRYVWGVILVYTPPDIQIERLMNRDQSSKEDAMSRINSQLPIHEKLDYANYVVVNDGTLKDLEEGLSSVVQRLRTETGWTWRLTWFPPLGILSAASVLAYRLLWVKLPVQR